From Chloroflexaceae bacterium, the proteins below share one genomic window:
- the rpsD gene encoding 30S ribosomal protein S4 has product MARYIGPVGKVSRRLGIGITEKGQRILTKRPFPPGQHGPAAKRRQMSDYGLQLQEKQKAKYIYGVLERQFRRTFEQAARRSGVTGEYLLSLLERRLDNVVYRLGFATTRAQARQLVNHGHIVVDGRKTNIPSFTVKVGQVIAVRPESRRRTYFKNLVDSGVLNKHRAPDWLRLDAANLSGTVVALPRREDAEPGINEQLIVEFYSR; this is encoded by the coding sequence ATGGCGCGTTATATCGGCCCCGTTGGCAAAGTGAGCCGCCGCCTTGGCATTGGCATCACTGAGAAGGGGCAACGCATTCTGACCAAGCGCCCCTTTCCGCCCGGACAGCACGGTCCGGCGGCAAAGCGGCGCCAGATGTCCGATTATGGCCTGCAATTGCAGGAAAAGCAGAAAGCGAAGTACATCTACGGGGTGCTCGAACGGCAGTTTCGCCGGACCTTCGAGCAGGCTGCGCGCCGCAGCGGAGTGACCGGCGAGTATCTGCTGAGCCTTCTGGAGCGACGCCTCGACAATGTGGTCTACCGGCTGGGTTTTGCCACTACCCGCGCCCAGGCCCGGCAACTGGTGAACCACGGCCATATTGTGGTTGATGGCCGGAAGACGAATATTCCCTCCTTTACCGTCAAGGTTGGCCAGGTTATCGCCGTGCGACCGGAGAGCCGCCGCCGCACCTACTTCAAGAACCTGGTGGATAGCGGCGTGTTGAACAAACATCGCGCACCCGACTGGCTGCGCCTCGACGCGGCGAATCTCTCCGGCACGGTGGTGGCCCTGCCCCGCCGCGAAGATGCCGAGCCAGGCATTAATGAGCAGTTGATTGTTGAGTTCTACAGCCGTTAA
- the rpsK gene encoding 30S ribosomal protein S11 — protein sequence MPPKGQKTAPAAASRQRGKRRERKNVPRGQAHILSTFNNTIVTITDPQGAVICWASAGQSGFKGSRKSTPYAAQVTAEAAARKAMENGMRSLEVFVKGPGSGREAAIRSLQAAGLQVTAITDVTPIPHNGCRPPKRRRV from the coding sequence ATGCCCCCGAAGGGACAAAAAACAGCCCCTGCGGCCGCCAGCCGGCAGCGCGGCAAGCGCCGCGAGCGCAAGAATGTGCCGCGCGGTCAGGCTCATATCTTGAGCACCTTTAATAATACCATCGTGACGATTACCGACCCGCAGGGCGCGGTGATCTGCTGGGCCAGCGCCGGCCAGAGCGGCTTCAAAGGTTCGCGGAAGAGCACGCCCTATGCCGCGCAGGTCACCGCCGAGGCGGCGGCGCGCAAGGCGATGGAAAATGGAATGCGCTCGCTCGAGGTCTTTGTCAAGGGTCCGGGATCGGGCCGCGAGGCGGCCATCCGCTCCCTGCAAGCCGCTGGCCTGCAGGTGACGGCGATCACGGACGTGACCCCCATCCCTCACAATGGGTGCCGCCCGCCCAAGCGCCGACGCGTCTGA
- the rpsM gene encoding 30S ribosomal protein S13, whose product MARIAGVDIPRNKKVGIAITYIYGIGRSNGAEVLRKAQVNPDARVRDLTEEEVARIREVVDREYRVEGDLRREVQLNIKRLMDIGCYRGLRHRRGMPVRGQRTRTNARTRRGRRGQAIGIKKKTRK is encoded by the coding sequence ATGGCACGTATCGCCGGGGTTGATATTCCCCGCAACAAAAAGGTCGGGATCGCCATCACCTACATTTACGGGATCGGTCGTTCTAATGGCGCCGAGGTGTTGCGCAAGGCCCAGGTCAATCCCGATGCTCGGGTGCGCGATCTGACGGAAGAGGAGGTCGCGCGCATTCGCGAGGTGGTTGACCGGGAGTACCGCGTCGAGGGTGATCTGCGCCGCGAGGTGCAGTTGAACATCAAGCGGCTGATGGATATTGGCTGCTACCGTGGCCTGCGCCACCGGCGCGGCATGCCCGTGCGCGGGCAGCGCACCCGCACGAATGCCCGGACCCGGCGCGGCCGGCGCGGCCAGGCGATCGGGATCAAGAAGAAGACCAGGAAGTAG
- the rpmJ gene encoding 50S ribosomal protein L36, which produces MKVRASVKPRCEYCKVIKRKGVIRVICSRTPKHKQRQG; this is translated from the coding sequence GTGAAAGTGCGCGCATCAGTCAAGCCCCGCTGTGAATATTGCAAGGTGATTAAACGCAAGGGTGTGATCCGGGTGATCTGCTCGCGTACACCGAAGCATAAGCAGCGCCAGGGGTAA
- the infA gene encoding translation initiation factor IF-1, which yields MSKKKDVIEMEGTITEPLPNAMFRVELENGHEVLAHISGKMRMNYIRILKGDRVLVELSPYDLTRGRITYRYK from the coding sequence ATGTCGAAAAAGAAGGACGTGATCGAGATGGAGGGCACCATCACCGAGCCATTGCCCAACGCGATGTTCCGGGTTGAACTGGAGAATGGTCACGAGGTGCTGGCCCACATCTCAGGCAAGATGCGCATGAACTATATTCGTATTTTGAAGGGTGATCGGGTGCTGGTCGAGCTTTCACCTTACGATCTAACCCGTGGGCGCATTACGTATCGGTACAAATAA
- a CDS encoding adenylate kinase: protein MTINVILLGPPGAGKGTQAKTLAERTGLTHVASGDLFRAALREGTELGMLAKSYMDRGALVPDEVVIRMILERIARPDCAAGVIFDGFPRTTEQAVALQESLAAQNSKIDAVLYLHVPNDVLLRRIAGRQTCKVCGATYNIYYFPSHRPGICDACGGKLYQRSDDTLETAQHRLDVYFAQTMPLIEHYQRQGLLHEIDGQQDIAWVTDAMLKALGPFLEPSAQPKE from the coding sequence ATGACAATCAACGTGATTTTGCTGGGGCCGCCAGGGGCAGGGAAGGGGACACAGGCCAAGACGCTCGCCGAGCGCACGGGGCTAACGCATGTCGCCAGTGGTGATCTCTTTCGAGCAGCGCTGCGCGAAGGCACCGAACTGGGCATGCTTGCCAAGTCGTATATGGATCGGGGCGCACTGGTGCCGGACGAGGTGGTCATTCGCATGATTCTCGAACGCATAGCCCGGCCCGATTGCGCCGCGGGGGTGATCTTCGACGGCTTCCCGCGCACAACGGAGCAGGCCGTGGCCCTCCAGGAATCGCTGGCGGCGCAAAACAGCAAAATTGACGCTGTGCTCTATCTGCACGTACCCAATGATGTGCTGCTGCGCCGGATCGCCGGACGGCAAACTTGCAAAGTTTGCGGGGCTACGTATAATATATACTATTTCCCGTCCCACCGGCCTGGAATTTGTGATGCATGCGGCGGTAAACTCTACCAGCGGAGCGATGACACCCTGGAGACCGCCCAGCATCGCCTGGATGTGTACTTCGCGCAGACCATGCCGTTAATCGAGCACTACCAGCGGCAGGGGCTGCTGCACGAGATAGACGGACAGCAGGATATTGCCTGGGTGACCGATGCGATGCTGAAGGCGCTGGGTCCCTTCCTGGAGCCTTCGGCGCAGCCAAAGGAGTGA
- the secY gene encoding preprotein translocase subunit SecY — MSEEDATMLQALIRAIQLPDLRRRILFTLGMLLIFRLIAHIPVPNINPASLAQLQEALATNQLAQLLNLFAGGALQNFSVAAMGVYPYITASIIMQLLQPLIPALQELQREGEQGRIKLNRYQMWLTIPLAYLQAYGQTLTIERSFGAGQSLFRTPFDIVNNFLPTFTILTSMVAGTMLLVWLGELINERGIGQGISVIIFGGIVSRLPAVIVQGVQISQTGDVGTFIGLALFVAIALLTIVGIVLIQEGQRRIPVQYAKRVRGNKVYGGQSSYIPLKVNMAGMIPLIFAQSIIIFPGVVASWFYRPGAPGFGNAVAGFFYNTFNPTGQGGGIVYITLLFLLTVGFTYFYTLILFQQQDIPDTLQRNGGFIPGIRPGKNTEQYLMRVLNRITLAGALFLGLIAVLPFITQSITGLQIGLGSTALLIVVGVAVDTMRQLEAQLVMRDYEGFLSR; from the coding sequence GTGAGCGAGGAAGACGCTACGATGCTCCAGGCACTCATTCGCGCCATCCAGTTGCCCGATCTGCGCCGGCGCATCCTCTTTACGCTGGGGATGCTGCTGATTTTTCGCCTGATCGCGCATATTCCGGTGCCGAATATCAATCCGGCGTCACTGGCCCAGCTCCAGGAGGCTCTGGCCACCAACCAGTTGGCCCAGTTGCTCAACCTCTTCGCTGGCGGCGCGCTGCAGAACTTCTCGGTGGCGGCGATGGGGGTGTACCCCTACATCACCGCTTCGATTATTATGCAGTTGCTCCAGCCCCTCATCCCCGCGCTCCAGGAGCTGCAGCGCGAAGGCGAGCAGGGGCGGATCAAGCTCAACCGCTATCAGATGTGGCTGACCATTCCCCTGGCGTACCTCCAGGCCTACGGCCAGACCCTGACGATTGAGCGTAGCTTTGGCGCCGGTCAGTCGCTCTTCCGCACCCCGTTCGATATCGTTAACAACTTCCTGCCGACCTTTACCATTCTGACCAGCATGGTCGCCGGCACCATGCTACTGGTGTGGCTGGGCGAACTGATCAACGAGCGCGGCATTGGCCAGGGCATCTCGGTGATCATCTTTGGCGGCATCGTCTCGCGCCTGCCGGCCGTGATCGTCCAGGGCGTGCAGATCAGCCAGACCGGGGATGTAGGCACGTTTATCGGCCTGGCCCTGTTCGTGGCGATCGCCCTGTTGACCATCGTCGGGATCGTCCTCATCCAGGAGGGCCAGCGACGCATTCCGGTGCAGTACGCCAAGCGGGTGCGCGGCAACAAGGTCTACGGCGGGCAGAGCAGCTATATTCCGCTCAAGGTGAATATGGCGGGAATGATCCCGCTCATCTTCGCCCAGAGCATCATTATCTTCCCCGGCGTGGTGGCCTCCTGGTTCTACCGCCCTGGCGCCCCCGGCTTCGGGAACGCCGTAGCGGGCTTCTTCTACAATACGTTCAACCCGACCGGTCAGGGCGGCGGGATCGTCTATATCACCCTGCTATTCTTGCTGACGGTCGGCTTCACGTACTTTTATACGCTGATATTATTTCAGCAACAGGATATCCCCGACACCCTGCAGCGGAATGGCGGGTTCATTCCCGGCATCCGCCCTGGCAAAAATACCGAGCAGTACCTGATGCGGGTGCTCAACCGCATTACCCTCGCCGGGGCGCTCTTTCTCGGATTGATCGCCGTGCTGCCCTTTATCACCCAGTCAATCACCGGGCTGCAGATCGGTCTGGGAAGCACGGCGCTGCTGATCGTGGTGGGGGTTGCCGTGGACACCATGCGCCAGCTCGAGGCGCAACTGGTGATGCGCGACTATGAAGGCTTTCTCAGCCGCTGA
- the rplO gene encoding 50S ribosomal protein L15: MKLHDLKPAEGANRKSKRVGRGHGSGKGKTAGRGMMGQKARSGPGPYRTFEGGQNRLVKRMPFKRGFTNIFRVEYETVNVGRLAAWPADVAVTPETLLKARVVRRKTRPVKILGDGELNRPLTVHAHKFSASARQKIEAAGGTVVELPLVIERHSRSRGPNPSMRNAAARKAQAETR; the protein is encoded by the coding sequence ATGAAACTGCATGACTTGAAGCCGGCCGAGGGCGCAAACCGTAAGTCCAAGCGAGTGGGCCGCGGCCATGGCTCCGGCAAAGGTAAAACCGCCGGCAGAGGCATGATGGGCCAGAAGGCGCGCAGCGGCCCCGGTCCGTACCGCACCTTCGAGGGCGGGCAGAACCGCCTGGTTAAGCGCATGCCGTTCAAACGGGGCTTCACCAATATCTTTCGCGTGGAGTATGAGACCGTGAACGTCGGGCGACTCGCCGCCTGGCCTGCCGATGTAGCGGTAACGCCCGAGACGTTGCTGAAGGCGCGAGTTGTGCGGCGCAAGACCCGCCCGGTCAAGATCCTCGGCGATGGCGAACTGAACCGCCCCTTGACGGTGCACGCCCACAAGTTCAGCGCCAGCGCGCGCCAGAAGATCGAAGCCGCTGGCGGAACGGTGGTGGAATTGCCGCTGGTTATCGAACGCCATTCCCGTTCCCGCGGGCCTAACCCCTCTATGCGCAACGCCGCGGCCAGGAAGGCCCAGGCTGAGACGCGCTGA
- the rpmD gene encoding 50S ribosomal protein L30, with the protein MSKLRITYRKSAIGYAQDQKDTIRSLGLRKLGQSVIKPDNPSIRGMLFKVRHLVEVEELPDEVAA; encoded by the coding sequence ATGAGCAAACTTCGTATTACGTATCGCAAGAGTGCAATTGGCTACGCGCAGGACCAGAAGGATACCATCCGCTCCCTGGGGCTGCGCAAACTGGGCCAGTCGGTGATCAAGCCCGATAATCCTTCCATCCGGGGCATGCTGTTCAAGGTGCGGCACCTGGTGGAGGTCGAAGAACTGCCCGATGAGGTGGCGGCATGA
- the rpsE gene encoding 30S ribosomal protein S5, which produces MNRERINPDGLDLEERVVQINRVSKVVKGGRRFSFSTVVVVGDGKGHVGVGMGKAAEVPEAIRKGAEAAKKNLIRVPLVGGTVPHEVLAKFSATKVMIRPAAPGTGVIAGRGVRPVVEAAGIKDVLSKVYGSNNPVNVVKAAFKALSEMTSLSEMARRRDMTPRELAARRSRREPASEEAAA; this is translated from the coding sequence GTGAACCGAGAACGGATCAACCCCGACGGGCTCGACCTCGAAGAGCGCGTCGTTCAGATTAATCGCGTGTCCAAAGTGGTGAAGGGCGGCCGGCGCTTCAGCTTCAGCACCGTGGTCGTCGTCGGCGATGGCAAGGGCCACGTGGGCGTGGGCATGGGCAAGGCCGCCGAAGTGCCCGAGGCCATCCGCAAGGGCGCCGAAGCCGCCAAGAAGAACCTGATCCGCGTGCCGCTGGTGGGCGGAACGGTGCCCCACGAGGTGCTGGCCAAGTTTTCCGCGACCAAGGTCATGATCCGGCCCGCCGCGCCAGGCACTGGCGTGATCGCCGGTCGCGGCGTTCGCCCGGTGGTGGAAGCCGCAGGGATCAAGGATGTGCTCTCCAAGGTCTACGGCAGCAACAATCCGGTCAATGTAGTGAAAGCGGCCTTTAAGGCCCTCAGCGAAATGACCTCGTTGAGCGAGATGGCCCGCCGCCGCGATATGACGCCGCGTGAACTGGCCGCGCGGCGCAGCCGGCGCGAGCCGGCCAGCGAGGAGGCCGCAGCATGA
- the rplR gene encoding 50S ribosomal protein L18, translating into MGRRTPRELRIRRHRRLRKRVSGTYERPRLCVFRSNAHIYAQVINDVEGRTLVAASTIEKGWSGGEGKTKTEEAALVGRLIAERALAAGVTKVVFDRGGYKYHGRVKALAEAAREAGLSF; encoded by the coding sequence ATGGGAAGGCGAACGCCGCGCGAACTGCGCATCCGACGACATCGGCGCCTGCGCAAGCGTGTGAGCGGCACCTATGAACGCCCGCGCCTGTGCGTCTTCCGCAGTAATGCGCACATTTACGCCCAGGTTATCAACGATGTCGAGGGCCGCACCCTGGTGGCCGCCTCGACGATCGAGAAGGGCTGGAGCGGCGGCGAGGGCAAAACCAAGACCGAAGAAGCGGCCCTGGTCGGGCGCCTGATCGCCGAACGGGCCCTGGCGGCCGGGGTGACGAAAGTGGTGTTTGACCGGGGCGGCTATAAGTACCACGGGCGCGTCAAGGCGCTTGCCGAGGCGGCGCGCGAAGCTGGCCTGAGTTTTTAG
- the rplF gene encoding 50S ribosomal protein L6, with protein sequence MSRIGKKPIAVPKGVQVTIDDGNRVTVKGPKGSLTQQFHPDMIITQQNGTLTVNRPSDTKQHKALHGLTRTLIHNMIVGVTDGWTRALEINGVGYRAALEGQTLVLNLGFSHQVRIDPPPNVQYVVGDRKSANEPLSLLVRGIDKQVVGEEAARLRSLRPPEPYKGKGIKYAEEKIRRKAGKAGKTK encoded by the coding sequence ATGTCACGGATTGGAAAAAAGCCGATTGCCGTGCCGAAAGGCGTGCAGGTGACAATTGACGACGGGAACCGCGTGACAGTCAAAGGGCCGAAGGGCTCCCTGACCCAGCAGTTCCATCCAGACATGATCATCACCCAGCAGAATGGCACGCTGACGGTCAACCGGCCGTCAGATACAAAGCAGCACAAAGCGCTCCACGGCCTGACCCGCACGTTGATCCACAACATGATCGTCGGCGTGACTGATGGATGGACGCGGGCTCTGGAGATCAACGGCGTCGGCTATCGCGCGGCCCTGGAGGGCCAGACGCTGGTGCTGAACCTGGGCTTTTCGCACCAGGTGCGGATTGACCCTCCGCCCAACGTGCAGTATGTGGTTGGCGATCGTAAGAGCGCCAACGAACCGTTGAGCCTGCTCGTGCGCGGCATTGACAAGCAAGTGGTCGGCGAGGAAGCGGCTCGTCTCCGCAGCCTCCGCCCGCCGGAGCCCTACAAGGGCAAGGGCATCAAGTACGCCGAGGAGAAGATCCGCCGTAAGGCTGGAAAGGCCGGCAAGACCAAGTAA
- the rpsH gene encoding 30S ribosomal protein S8, giving the protein MSVNDPIGDMLTRIRNACMARQSVVNIPSSKMKLAIADILKREGFIKDYTVIEGKPYNTLSITLKYMPDRRPAITGLRRVSKPGLRIYTKREDIPRVRGGLGLSILSTPKGVLAGHDAWRERVGGEVLCYVW; this is encoded by the coding sequence GTGAGCGTGAACGATCCAATTGGCGATATGCTGACGCGCATCCGCAATGCCTGCATGGCGCGTCAAAGCGTTGTCAATATCCCTTCGTCGAAGATGAAGCTGGCGATTGCCGATATTCTCAAGCGCGAAGGGTTCATTAAAGACTATACCGTGATTGAAGGGAAGCCTTACAATACCCTTTCCATCACGCTCAAGTATATGCCTGACCGCCGGCCGGCAATCACCGGGCTGCGCCGCGTGAGCAAGCCCGGCCTGCGCATCTACACCAAACGCGAGGATATTCCGCGGGTACGCGGGGGCCTCGGTCTGAGCATTCTCTCGACTCCCAAAGGAGTGCTGGCCGGCCACGATGCCTGGCGTGAGCGCGTGGGCGGCGAAGTGCTCTGCTACGTCTGGTAG
- a CDS encoding type Z 30S ribosomal protein S14, translating into MAKTSWIVKAQRPQKFKVREYNRCKICGRSRAYMRKFGMCRICFREHALRGLIPGVVKSSW; encoded by the coding sequence TTGGCGAAGACATCCTGGATCGTCAAAGCGCAACGCCCGCAAAAGTTCAAGGTTCGAGAGTACAACCGCTGTAAAATCTGCGGTCGCTCGCGGGCGTATATGCGGAAATTCGGCATGTGCCGCATCTGCTTTCGAGAACACGCCCTGAGAGGGCTTATTCCGGGTGTGGTCAAATCGAGCTGGTAA
- the rplE gene encoding 50S ribosomal protein L5: MVRLREKYLREIVPALKEEFKFSSVMQVPRLTKIVVNVGVGEAVQNAKALDAAVNDLATITGQKPVVTRARKSVASFKLREGMAIGAMVTLRGDRMYDFFDRLVNLALPRIRDFRGVSRRSFDGRGNFSLGLREQIVFPDIDYDKIDKLRGLEVVIVTSATNDEHAYALLKRLGMPFRD, from the coding sequence ATGGTTCGATTGCGTGAGAAATACTTGCGGGAGATTGTGCCTGCCCTGAAGGAAGAGTTCAAGTTCTCGTCAGTGATGCAGGTGCCCCGGCTCACCAAAATCGTGGTCAATGTCGGCGTCGGCGAGGCGGTGCAGAACGCCAAGGCGCTCGATGCCGCGGTGAACGATCTGGCGACCATTACCGGGCAGAAGCCGGTGGTCACCCGCGCCCGCAAGTCGGTCGCCTCGTTCAAGCTCCGTGAAGGCATGGCCATCGGAGCAATGGTGACGCTCCGCGGCGACCGCATGTACGACTTTTTTGACCGGCTCGTCAATCTGGCCCTGCCGCGTATCCGCGACTTTCGCGGCGTCAGCCGCCGGTCGTTTGATGGACGGGGCAATTTCAGTCTGGGGCTGCGCGAGCAGATCGTCTTCCCGGACATTGACTACGATAAGATCGATAAGCTGCGCGGCCTCGAGGTGGTGATCGTTACCAGCGCCACCAACGATGAGCACGCCTATGCTTTGCTTAAGCGCCTTGGCATGCCATTTCGCGATTAG